From the Cannabis sativa cultivar Pink pepper isolate KNU-18-1 unplaced genomic scaffold, ASM2916894v1 Contig2, whole genome shotgun sequence genome, one window contains:
- the LOC115716501 gene encoding calmodulin-interacting protein 111 isoform X1 yields MPSSKGKNKKQSKTPSRISAPDRNSSPQTPSSTLDFETNDDYLITILQEASIKYPNLIAKHAFIGRIADIEHNASPGSQIWLSHSSILASSFKADSKVSVSCPSNSKFSRSFPLSSLANKFGSDLADQCTGEAGNYFALATIRSSSKVAKNEIKLSSSLSNTMGNPSLGAIVFIYPVQSHIPECNELFLELVHPKNMVARNTNSGETPYDHMGNGVVGSPKTPRNQLKLSSSNIKQSSSSSTYKDSTTKLDNLKAVFDDSYDITKFLGDEHVRRILETRASTWLSSRCLLRGNLVTMPIISQLCSFRVVAARMLLDKDNFYITYKSDGLQDEASNSVKYSNDAFIVKCETKICFSLPSELAPKALERQITTIEFEPTIVKTDVGDRKSQLGGLSNEYAILKDIIVSSSANVLSSFGLRTTKGVLLHGPPGTGKSSLAQLCIRDAGVNLFSINGPEIVGQYYGESEQALHEVFESARQAAPAVVFIDELDAIAPARKDGGEELSQRMVATLLNLMDGVSRDEGILVIAATNRPDSIEAALRRPGRLDREIEIGVPSPKQRLDILLCLLSEMEHSLSDIQVQNLAISTHGFVGADLATLCNEAALVCLRRYANVVSTCDNVHGTSIHHDDSDNVAESDSLKDTRDMSRDYSYYASSSISFSRDDNIHDVGDGIKEECMLKVGFEDFMKAKMKVRPSAMREVILELPKVRWEDVGGQSEVKSQLMEAVEWPQKHKDAFIRIGIRPPSGILMFGPPGCSKTLMARAVASEAGLNFLAVKGPELFSKWVGESEKAVKTLFAKARANAPSIIFFDEIDGLAGVRGKDNDGVSVSDRVMSQLLVELDGLHQRLDVTVIAATNRPDKIDSALLRPGRFDRLLYVGLPNEIDREEIFRIHLRRSPCCSDVSFKDLAFLTEGFTGADISFICREAALKAMEENLDASEIKMQHLKDSIKQVQPTAIHSYQELSEQFQRLVVSRGEEEKEKKASHEHSSRSNWLPESHDSNSFVCSLSAAWRLVRVVAMLVAGCCSIFLCIAGMCVLIREVTHTSIISKDQANTTQHKLVMRKKYGLLSYSCKMWSNV; encoded by the exons ATGCCTTCTTCAAAGGGGAAGAATAAGAAGCAATCCAAGACCCCATCAAGGATCTCAGCCCCTGATCGGAATTCATCTCCTCAAACACCTTCCTCAACTCTTGATTTTGAAACCAATGACGACTATCTCATCACCATTCTCCAAGAAGCTTCTATCAAATATCCTAATCTCATAGCAAAACACGCTTTCATTGGTAGGATCGCTGATATTGAACATAATGCTTCTCCAGGATCCCAAATTTGGCTTTCTCACTCCTCCATACTTGCCTCTTCATTCAAAGCAGACTCTAAAGTATCG GTGTCATGTCCTTCCAATAGTAAATTTTCACGCAGCTTTCCTCTTAGCTCCTTAGCAAATAAATTTGGTAGTGATTTAGCTGATCAATGTACTGGTGAAGCAGGAAACTATTTTGCTCTTGCAACTATTCGTTCATCCAGTAAG GTTGCAAAGAATGAAATCAAGCTATCTTCAAGCCTTTCAAACACAATGGGGAATCCTTCATTAGGAGCCATTGTATTTATATATCCTGTACAAAGTCATATACCCGAATGCAATGAATTATTTCTAGAGCTGGTGCACCCTAAGAATATGGTGGCAAGGAACACAAATTCAGGTGAAACACCTTATGATCATATGGGAAATGGAGTTGTTGGATCTCCTAAGACACCAAGGAACCAGTTAAAGTTGAGCTCTTCGAATATTAAGCAGTCGTCGTCCTCATCTACATATAAGGATTCTACAACAAAGTTAGATAACCTAAAGGCTGTGTTTGATGATTCATATGACATTACGAAGTTCTTAGGGGATGAACATGTTAGAAGGATTCTTGAAACACGTGCTAGTACTTGGTTGTCTTCTAGATGTTTACTTCGAGGAAATCTTGTGACCATGCCAATTATTTCACAGCTATGTAGCTTCCGAGTAGTTGCTGCTAGAATGTTATTAGATAAGGATAACTTCTATATAACATATAAGAGTGATGGTCTCCAAGATGAAGCTTCTAACTCTGTCAAATATTCCAATGATGCCTTTATAGTGAAGTGTGAGACAAAAATATGCTTTTCTTTACCATCAGAACTGGCACCGAAAGCCCTTGAAAGACAAATTACTACAATAGAATTTGAACCTACAATTGTCAAAACTGATGTGGGAGATAGGAAGTCACAATTGGGTGGATTATCGAACGAATACGCAATTTTAAAGGATATCATTGTTTCCTCATCAGCAAACGTTCTATCTAG TTTTGGTTTACGAACTACAAAAGGAGTGCTTCTTCACGGTCCCCCGGGTACTGGAAAGTCTTCTTTGGCTCAACTTTGCATCCGTGATGCTGGTGTCAATCTCTTCTCTATTAATGGACCTGAGATTGTTGGTCAGTATTATGGAGAAAGCGAGCAAGCTTTGCATGAAGTTTTTGAGTCAGCCCGTCAAGCTGCACCAGCTGTG GTATTCATTGATGAGTTGGATGCCATAGCACCTGCGAGAAAAGATGGTGGAGAGGAACTCTCACAAAGAATGGTTGCTACGTTGTTGAATTTGATGGACGGGGTCAGTAGAGATGAAGGGATCCTTGTAATTGCTGCTACCAATAGGCCTGATAGTATCGAAGCTGCACTTAGACGGCCTGGAAGACTTGACAGAGAAATAGAGATAG GTGTTCCATCTCCAAAACAACGGTTGGATATCTTGCTTTGTCTTCTAAGTGAAATGGAGCATTCACTTTCAGATATCCAAGTTCAGAACCTTGCTATATCTACTCATGGTTTTGTAGGTGCTGATCTAGCTACCCTTTGCAATGAGGCAGCTTTGGTTTGCCTTAGACGCTATGCCAATGTAGTAAGCACCTGTGATAACGTGCATGGAACATCTATTCACCATGATGATTCTGATAATGTAGCAGAATCCGATTCCTTAAAAGATACAAGGGACATGTCTAGGGATTACTCATATTATGCATCTTCATCTATTTCATTTTCAAGGGATGATAACATACATGATGTTGGTGATGGCATTAAAGAAGAATGTATGTTAAAAGTGGGTTTTGAAGATTTTATGAAGGCTAAAATGAAAGTTAGACCCAGTGCCATGAGAGAG GTAATACTTGAGCTTCCTAAGGTTCGGTGGGAAGATGTTGGAGGTCAAAGTGAGGTTAAGTCTCAATTAATGGAAGCTGTAGAGTGGCCTCAAAAGCACAAGGATGCTTTTATACGGATAGGGATTCGTCCACCATCAGGAATATTGATGTTTGGTCCTCCTGGATGCAGTAAAACTCTCATGGCACGTGCCGTAGCTTCTGAAGCAGGATTGAACTTTCTTGCTGTTAAAGGTCCAGAACTTTTTAGCAAGTGGGTTGGTGAATCTGAGAAGGCTGTGAAAACTCTGTTTGCGAAGGCGAGGGCCAATGCCCCATCCATCATTTTCTTTGATGAAATTGATGGTCTTGCTGGTGTTCGGGGAAAGGATAATGATGGGGTTTCGGTGTCAGATAGGGTTATGAGTCAACTCCTTGTAGAATTGGATG GTTTGCACCAAAGACTTGATGTTACTGTTATTGCTGCTACTAATAGGCCTGACAAGATTGACTCTGCCCTCCTCAGACCAG GACGTTTTGACCGGCTGCTATATGTGGGGCTTCCAAATGAGATTGACCGAGAAGAGATATTCCGCATCCATTTAAGAAGAAGTCCATGTTGTTCGGATGTGAGCTTTAAGGATCTTGCTTTTCTCACTGAAGGCTTTACTGGGGCTGACATATCATTTATCTGCAGGGAGGCTGCTTTAAAAGCTATGGAG GAGAATCTTGATGCTTCAGAGATTAAGATGCAACATTTGAAGGATTCTATTAAACAAGTGCAGCCAACAGCAATCCATTCTTATCAGGAGTTATCAGAACAGTTTCAACGGCTTGTTGTTTCTCGTggtgaggaagagaaagagaaaaaagcATCTCATGAACACTCGAGTAGATCAAATTGGCTTCCT GAGTCTCATGATAGCAATAGCTTTGTTTGTTCGTTGTCGGCTGCCTGGAGGCTTGTTCGGGTAGTTGCAATGTTGGTAGCAGGTTGTTGTTCTATCTTCCTATGTATAGCTGGAATGTGTGTTTTAATTAGGGAAGTTACACACACATCCATCATATCAAAGGATCAAGCCAATACAACACAACACAAGTTAGTGATGAGAAAGAAGTATGGATTACTTTCATATTCTTGTAAGATGTGGTCCAATGTCTGA
- the LOC115716501 gene encoding calmodulin-interacting protein 111 isoform X2, which translates to MPSSKGKNKKQSKTPSRISAPDRNSSPQTPSSTLDFETNDDYLITILQEASIKYPNLIAKHAFIGRIADIEHNASPGSQIWLSHSSILASSFKADSKVSVSCPSNSKFSRSFPLSSLANKFGSDLADQCTGEAGNYFALATIRSSSKVAKNEIKLSSSLSNTMGNPSLGAIVFIYPVQSHIPECNELFLELVHPKNMVARNTNSGETPYDHMGNGVVGSPKTPRNQLKLSSSNIKQSSSSSTYKDSTTKLDNLKAVFDDSYDITKFLGDEHVRRILETRASTWLSSRCLLRGNLVTMPIISQLCSFRVVAARMLLDKDNFYITYKSDGLQDEASNSVKYSNDAFIVKCETKICFSLPSELAPKALERQITTIEFEPTIVKTDVGDRKSQLGGLSNEYAILKDIIVSSSANVLSSFGLRTTKGVLLHGPPGTGKSSLAQLCIRDAGVNLFSINGPEIVGQYYGESEQALHEVFESARQAAPAVVFIDELDAIAPARKDGGEELSQRMVATLLNLMDGVSRDEGILVIAATNRPDSIEAALRRPGRLDREIEIGVPSPKQRLDILLCLLSEMEHSLSDIQVQNLAISTHGFVGADLATLCNEAALVCLRRYANVVSTCDNVHGTSIHHDDSDNVAESDSLKDTRDMSRDYSYYASSSISFSRDDNIHDVGDGIKEECMLKVGFEDFMKAKMKVRPSAMREVILELPKVRWEDVGGQSEVKSQLMEAVEWPQKHKDAFIRIGIRPPSGILMFGPPGCSKTLMARAVASEAGLNFLAVKGPELFSKWVGESEKAVKTLFAKARANAPSIIFFDEIDGLAGVRGKDNDGVSVSDRVMSQLLVELDGLHQRLDVTVIAATNRPDKIDSALLRPGRFDRLLYVGLPNEIDREEIFRIHLRRSPCCSDVSFKDLAFLTEGFTGADISFICREAALKAMEENLDASEIKMQHLKDSIKQVQPTAIHSYQELSEQFQRLVVSRGEEEKEKKASHEHSSRSNWLPVRSLMIAIALFVRCRLPGGLFG; encoded by the exons ATGCCTTCTTCAAAGGGGAAGAATAAGAAGCAATCCAAGACCCCATCAAGGATCTCAGCCCCTGATCGGAATTCATCTCCTCAAACACCTTCCTCAACTCTTGATTTTGAAACCAATGACGACTATCTCATCACCATTCTCCAAGAAGCTTCTATCAAATATCCTAATCTCATAGCAAAACACGCTTTCATTGGTAGGATCGCTGATATTGAACATAATGCTTCTCCAGGATCCCAAATTTGGCTTTCTCACTCCTCCATACTTGCCTCTTCATTCAAAGCAGACTCTAAAGTATCG GTGTCATGTCCTTCCAATAGTAAATTTTCACGCAGCTTTCCTCTTAGCTCCTTAGCAAATAAATTTGGTAGTGATTTAGCTGATCAATGTACTGGTGAAGCAGGAAACTATTTTGCTCTTGCAACTATTCGTTCATCCAGTAAG GTTGCAAAGAATGAAATCAAGCTATCTTCAAGCCTTTCAAACACAATGGGGAATCCTTCATTAGGAGCCATTGTATTTATATATCCTGTACAAAGTCATATACCCGAATGCAATGAATTATTTCTAGAGCTGGTGCACCCTAAGAATATGGTGGCAAGGAACACAAATTCAGGTGAAACACCTTATGATCATATGGGAAATGGAGTTGTTGGATCTCCTAAGACACCAAGGAACCAGTTAAAGTTGAGCTCTTCGAATATTAAGCAGTCGTCGTCCTCATCTACATATAAGGATTCTACAACAAAGTTAGATAACCTAAAGGCTGTGTTTGATGATTCATATGACATTACGAAGTTCTTAGGGGATGAACATGTTAGAAGGATTCTTGAAACACGTGCTAGTACTTGGTTGTCTTCTAGATGTTTACTTCGAGGAAATCTTGTGACCATGCCAATTATTTCACAGCTATGTAGCTTCCGAGTAGTTGCTGCTAGAATGTTATTAGATAAGGATAACTTCTATATAACATATAAGAGTGATGGTCTCCAAGATGAAGCTTCTAACTCTGTCAAATATTCCAATGATGCCTTTATAGTGAAGTGTGAGACAAAAATATGCTTTTCTTTACCATCAGAACTGGCACCGAAAGCCCTTGAAAGACAAATTACTACAATAGAATTTGAACCTACAATTGTCAAAACTGATGTGGGAGATAGGAAGTCACAATTGGGTGGATTATCGAACGAATACGCAATTTTAAAGGATATCATTGTTTCCTCATCAGCAAACGTTCTATCTAG TTTTGGTTTACGAACTACAAAAGGAGTGCTTCTTCACGGTCCCCCGGGTACTGGAAAGTCTTCTTTGGCTCAACTTTGCATCCGTGATGCTGGTGTCAATCTCTTCTCTATTAATGGACCTGAGATTGTTGGTCAGTATTATGGAGAAAGCGAGCAAGCTTTGCATGAAGTTTTTGAGTCAGCCCGTCAAGCTGCACCAGCTGTG GTATTCATTGATGAGTTGGATGCCATAGCACCTGCGAGAAAAGATGGTGGAGAGGAACTCTCACAAAGAATGGTTGCTACGTTGTTGAATTTGATGGACGGGGTCAGTAGAGATGAAGGGATCCTTGTAATTGCTGCTACCAATAGGCCTGATAGTATCGAAGCTGCACTTAGACGGCCTGGAAGACTTGACAGAGAAATAGAGATAG GTGTTCCATCTCCAAAACAACGGTTGGATATCTTGCTTTGTCTTCTAAGTGAAATGGAGCATTCACTTTCAGATATCCAAGTTCAGAACCTTGCTATATCTACTCATGGTTTTGTAGGTGCTGATCTAGCTACCCTTTGCAATGAGGCAGCTTTGGTTTGCCTTAGACGCTATGCCAATGTAGTAAGCACCTGTGATAACGTGCATGGAACATCTATTCACCATGATGATTCTGATAATGTAGCAGAATCCGATTCCTTAAAAGATACAAGGGACATGTCTAGGGATTACTCATATTATGCATCTTCATCTATTTCATTTTCAAGGGATGATAACATACATGATGTTGGTGATGGCATTAAAGAAGAATGTATGTTAAAAGTGGGTTTTGAAGATTTTATGAAGGCTAAAATGAAAGTTAGACCCAGTGCCATGAGAGAG GTAATACTTGAGCTTCCTAAGGTTCGGTGGGAAGATGTTGGAGGTCAAAGTGAGGTTAAGTCTCAATTAATGGAAGCTGTAGAGTGGCCTCAAAAGCACAAGGATGCTTTTATACGGATAGGGATTCGTCCACCATCAGGAATATTGATGTTTGGTCCTCCTGGATGCAGTAAAACTCTCATGGCACGTGCCGTAGCTTCTGAAGCAGGATTGAACTTTCTTGCTGTTAAAGGTCCAGAACTTTTTAGCAAGTGGGTTGGTGAATCTGAGAAGGCTGTGAAAACTCTGTTTGCGAAGGCGAGGGCCAATGCCCCATCCATCATTTTCTTTGATGAAATTGATGGTCTTGCTGGTGTTCGGGGAAAGGATAATGATGGGGTTTCGGTGTCAGATAGGGTTATGAGTCAACTCCTTGTAGAATTGGATG GTTTGCACCAAAGACTTGATGTTACTGTTATTGCTGCTACTAATAGGCCTGACAAGATTGACTCTGCCCTCCTCAGACCAG GACGTTTTGACCGGCTGCTATATGTGGGGCTTCCAAATGAGATTGACCGAGAAGAGATATTCCGCATCCATTTAAGAAGAAGTCCATGTTGTTCGGATGTGAGCTTTAAGGATCTTGCTTTTCTCACTGAAGGCTTTACTGGGGCTGACATATCATTTATCTGCAGGGAGGCTGCTTTAAAAGCTATGGAG GAGAATCTTGATGCTTCAGAGATTAAGATGCAACATTTGAAGGATTCTATTAAACAAGTGCAGCCAACAGCAATCCATTCTTATCAGGAGTTATCAGAACAGTTTCAACGGCTTGTTGTTTCTCGTggtgaggaagagaaagagaaaaaagcATCTCATGAACACTCGAGTAGATCAAATTGGCTTCCTGTGCG GAGTCTCATGATAGCAATAGCTTTGTTTGTTCGTTGTCGGCTGCCTGGAGGCTTGTTCGGGTAG
- the LOC133033018 gene encoding uncharacterized protein LOC133033018 → MSAYDNVVVGKLKLKGKALDVKAGGMKKKKKHKKLLQDQNSVIKQDDLSTAGGGSGILEEDEINDSDGSNNNNNNKSSEEGKSGSSYDQNMPAAEKRYIEQRERIDNQRLAKTANKSHRDSIQDFNQYLANMSEQSIMTSLKLV, encoded by the exons ATGTCAGCATATGATAATGTGGTTGTTGGGAAGCTGAAGCTCAAGGGAAAGGCTCTCGATGTTAAGGCTGGCGgtatgaagaaaaagaagaaacatAAGAAGCTTCTTCAAGATCAAAACTCTGTAATCAAACAAGATGATCTTTCAACTGCTG GTGGTGGAAGTGGCATTCTTGAGGAGGATGAAATCAATGATAGCGAtggcagcaacaacaacaacaacaacaaatcgAGTGAAGAAGGAAAGAGTGGCAGTTCTTATGATCAGAATATGCCAGCTGCTGAGAAAAGATACATAGAACAAAGAGAGAGAATCGATAACCAGAGATTGGCGAAGACTGCTAACAAATCTCATCGTGATAGCATTCAGGATTTCAATCAGTATCTTGCTAACATGAGTGAGCAAAGCATTATGACATCCCTAAAGTTGGTCTAG
- the LOC133033017 gene encoding uncharacterized protein LOC133033017, translated as MSAYDNVVVGKLKLKGKALDVKAGGMKKKKKLKKLLQDQNSVIKQDDLSTAGGRSGILEEDEINDSDGSNNNNKSSEEGKSGSSYDQNMTAAEKRYIEQRERIDNQRLAKTANKSHRDRIQDFNQYLANMSEHYDIPKVGPG; from the exons ATGTCAGCATATGATAATGTGGTTGTTGGGAAGCTGAAGCTCAAGGGAAAGGCTCTCGATGTTAAGGCTGGCGgtatgaagaaaaagaagaaacttAAGAAGCTTCTTCAAGATCAAAACTCTGTAATCAAACAAGATGATCTTTCAACTGCTG GTGGTCGAAGTGGCATTCTTGAGGAGGATGAAATCAATGATAGCGAtggcagcaacaacaacaacaaatcgAGCGAAGAAGGAAAGAGTGGCAGTTCTTATGATCAGAATATGACAGCTGCTGAGAAAAGATACATAGAACAAAGAGAGAGAATCGATAACCAGAGATTGGCGAAGACTGCTAACAAGTCTCACCGTGATAGGATTCAGGATTTCAATCAGTATCTTGCTAACATGAGTGAACATTATGACATCCCTAAAGTTGGTCCAGGTTAA
- the LOC133033048 gene encoding uncharacterized protein LOC133033048 has protein sequence MGCYQKLKGMGLDLGEDYMVWFVMETIPSQFDSIRSSYNAQKEQWTIEEMTAILAKEEEDMKKGRARSISMVTNPNNSHKRKFTPNNSSDQRFHKKRATNPKGNGQASSSSTGHKNEFFKGKCNFCQCFGHKKADCRKLKAHLEKKGSDKSKKAE, from the exons ATGGGTTGTTACCAGAAGCTTAAAGGGATGGGATTGGATCTTGGTGAGGATTACATGGTGTGGTTTGTAATGGAAACCATTCCTTCTCAATTTGATTCGATCAGATCAAGCTACAATGCTCAAAAGGAGCAGTGGACCATTGAGGAGATGACTGCTATTCTTGCCAAAGAAGAAGAGGACATGAAAAAGGGGAGAGCAAGAAGTATCTCCATGGTGACCAATCCAAACAATTCTCACAAGAGAAAGTTCACTCCCAACAACTCTAGTGACCAAAGGTTTCATAAGAAGAGAGCCACCAATCCTAAGGGAAATGGACAAGCAAGCTCTTCTTCAACTGGTCATAAGAATGAGTTCTTCAAAGGAAAGTGCAACTTTTGTCAATGCTTCGGGCATAAGAAAGCTGATTGCCGAAAGCTCAAAGCTCACTTAGAGAAGAAAG GCAGTGACAAGTCGAAGAAGGCCGAGTAG